The DNA sequence GGTCGTCACCGAGTGCTGGACGTGGGTGGCCGGGTCCGGCACGTCCGGGCGAGGGGTGAACCGCCAGCGACTGCGGTGCACCGCGCGGATGCGGTCCAGCCGGAAGGTCCGCCAGTCCGCACGCTCGAGGTCGTAGGACAGCAGGTACCAGCGTCGGCCCAGCACGACGATCCGGTAGGGCTCGACGCGGCGTTCGGTATCGCGGCCGGCGCGATCGCGGTAGTCCAACCGCACCTGCTCGCTGCCCCGCACCGCGTGACCGAGCTCCATGAGCAGTGCCGGCTCCACCGGGGTGTCGGTACCGGGGACGGCCACCATCGACTCGCTCACGTCGGCGACCCTCTCCCGCAACCGGCCGGGCATGACCTGGTCGAGCTTGGTCAGCGCGCCCAGAGCGTGCTCGCCGACGCCGGCCACCGCCCCGCCGGCGGCGAGCCTCAGGGCGATCGCCACCGCGACCGCCTCGCGGTCGTCCAGCAGCAGGGGCGGAAGCCGGCGGCCCGACCCCAGCCGGTAACCGCCGCCCGCGCCGCGTTCGGATTCGACCGGATACCCCAGGTCACGCAGCCGGTCCACGTCCCGCCGCACCGACCTGGTGGTCACACCGAGTTCGGCCGCCAGCTCCGGCCCGGTCCACACCGCGCGCCGCTGGAGCAGGTCGAGCAAACCCAGTACGCGCTGGGTCGTGGGCGTTCTGTCGGCGGTCACGTCACCCAGTGTCGCACCGTCAGCGGACCGGATCTGTCCTGATCGACTGAGAGTCTGTTGTCGGACCACGGTGCGGATCAGCAACTGATCCGTTGCCCGTCCGCCGACACCATCCCGTTCACGAGACACACCCAGGAGATCGTCATGCCACTGTTCGCCGCCACCCACACCACCGAACGCGAGACCCTACTCGAATGGACCGACCACGCGCTCGTCAACGCCCGCTCGATCGTCCACGGCCTCACCGCCGACCAACTACGGGCGCGTCCGGTGCCCTCGAGTGAGCTGACGCTCGGTTGGCTGATCCTGCACATCGGCCAGGTGGCCGAGGACTGGCTGGGCCGGGCGGCCGCCGCGCCGGACCCCCTCGAGACGGGACGCTCGCTGCCCGAGGCCTTCGAGTGGGCCGAGACGGTCAACCGTGTCGACCCCGACGCGACCGCCGAGGAGATCCTCGCCGAGTACGACCGCCGGTGCGCCGCGGGCCTCGCCCATCTCCGCGCCGCCGATCTGGGAGCCCCGGTCCCGGTCCCCGCGGAGATGCCGTGGTTCCCGCCGGGCCTGGCGCCGTTCGACGGCCGCTGGTGCGCGCATCACGTCCTCACCGAGATCAACCGGCACAGCGGGCACGCGGACCTCCTGCGTGAGGCACTCGACGGGCGCACGATGTACGACCTGATCGCCGAGGACCAGGGCATCGACATGTCCTACATCGGTGCCTGGTTCGCCGCGCACCCGGAGGTCCCGGCGCCCGCGTGGTGAGTCGGGCTCATTCCGCGCGGAGGGGCGCGCCGGATGGTCAGTCGCCTTCGTGCCAGCCGGCGAACGTCGCGAACTTGTCCTCGATCATCCCGGCCACTTCGCCCGGGTCGGGCACGAGTCCCGCGTCCGTGGCGATGCCTACCGAGACCGTGCCGTTGTAGCTGAAGATGCAGATCCCGAAGGCCTGGTCGCCGCTCATCGGAACCCAGCCGAGCATCCCCTCGACGGGGGTGCCGGCGATCCGCACCGTGGAGACCGGCCCGGGGACCGACGTGAGCTGGCCGACGGTCTTGTTGGCGAGCAGGTCGACCACCGCGTGCGCCACCGGGCCGGGAGTGATCGCTACGCCGA is a window from the Dietzia sp. JS16-p6b genome containing:
- a CDS encoding YafY family protein, translated to MTADRTPTTQRVLGLLDLLQRRAVWTGPELAAELGVTTRSVRRDVDRLRDLGYPVESERGAGGGYRLGSGRRLPPLLLDDREAVAVAIALRLAAGGAVAGVGEHALGALTKLDQVMPGRLRERVADVSESMVAVPGTDTPVEPALLMELGHAVRGSEQVRLDYRDRAGRDTERRVEPYRIVVLGRRWYLLSYDLERADWRTFRLDRIRAVHRSRWRFTPRPDVPDPATHVQHSVTTAPYEHRASVVVQATARDVRECFPPTFGTVTELRPVDHPDGPACRLETGAAALDELAWYLGRLPAPFVVESPDGLRGHLAALADRLAAAAAGPHDDDPAVTGGDN
- a CDS encoding DUF664 domain-containing protein, with the protein product MPLFAATHTTERETLLEWTDHALVNARSIVHGLTADQLRARPVPSSELTLGWLILHIGQVAEDWLGRAAAAPDPLETGRSLPEAFEWAETVNRVDPDATAEEILAEYDRRCAAGLAHLRAADLGAPVPVPAEMPWFPPGLAPFDGRWCAHHVLTEINRHSGHADLLREALDGRTMYDLIAEDQGIDMSYIGAWFAAHPEVPAPAW